A single genomic interval of Acidovorax sp. 1608163 harbors:
- a CDS encoding TatD family hydrolase, translating into MFTDSHCHLSFPDLVSQLPAIRQAMADAQVERALCICTTMEEFGDVHALALGYDNFWSTVGVHPDNEGVQEPSLQDLLDKAALPRVVAIGETGLDYYGMEDRKGGRSIADLEWQRDRFRTHIRAARACSKPLIIHTRSASDDTLAILREEGEDGAGNVAGGVFHCFTESMQVARAALDLGYYLSFSGIITFKNAQDLRDVVAFAPLDRILIETDSPYLAPVPYRGKTNNPSYVPYVAQQVAQCKGLSVQEVAQATSRNFDTLFTGVVAGGVTC; encoded by the coding sequence ATGTTTACCGATTCGCACTGCCACCTTTCGTTTCCTGACCTTGTGAGCCAATTGCCAGCCATTCGCCAGGCCATGGCCGATGCGCAGGTGGAGCGGGCCCTGTGTATTTGCACCACCATGGAAGAGTTTGGTGACGTGCATGCGCTGGCCCTGGGCTACGACAACTTCTGGAGTACCGTGGGGGTGCACCCTGACAACGAGGGCGTGCAGGAGCCCAGCTTGCAGGATTTGCTGGACAAAGCAGCGTTGCCGCGTGTGGTGGCCATTGGTGAAACGGGGCTGGACTACTACGGCATGGAAGACCGCAAAGGCGGTCGCAGCATTGCCGATCTGGAGTGGCAGCGCGACCGTTTTCGCACCCACATCCGCGCAGCGCGCGCCTGCTCCAAACCTTTGATCATCCACACCCGCAGCGCCTCGGACGACACCCTGGCCATCTTGCGGGAAGAGGGCGAGGACGGTGCGGGTAATGTGGCTGGGGGCGTGTTCCACTGCTTCACCGAATCCATGCAGGTCGCCCGCGCCGCGCTGGACCTGGGCTACTACCTGTCGTTCTCCGGCATCATCACTTTCAAGAATGCGCAGGATCTGCGCGACGTGGTGGCCTTTGCGCCGCTGGACCGGATCCTCATCGAAACCGACAGCCCTTATCTGGCGCCGGTGCCTTACCGGGGCAAGACGAACAACCCTTCGTATGTGCCGTATGTGGCGCAGCAGGTGGCCCAGTGCAAGGGCCTATCTGTGCAAGAGGTGGCGCAGGCCACCAGTCGCAATTTTGATACCTTGTTCACGGGGGTTGTGGCAGGAGGCGTGACATGCTGA
- a CDS encoding ankyrin repeat domain-containing protein, translated as MLTRRAALLGAALAGAATWAVAGSYDDFFTAILRDDPDTITALLRRGFDPNTRDAKGQVGLVIALKEESHKAFEALMAARNTQVEARNAQDESPLMMAAIKGNEDAVKQLIARDADVNKTGWTPLHYAASGGTEQHLRIAALLLENHAYIDAASPNGTTPLMMAAQYGSSDIVKLLLAEGADPTLKNRLGLTAVNFAQRVSRAEAAAQIAAAIRKRQPNAGAW; from the coding sequence ATGCTGACGCGCCGTGCCGCCTTGCTGGGTGCCGCCCTGGCCGGAGCCGCAACATGGGCTGTGGCTGGCTCGTACGACGATTTCTTCACGGCCATTTTGCGGGACGACCCGGACACCATCACAGCCCTGTTGCGCAGGGGTTTTGATCCCAACACGCGGGATGCCAAGGGGCAGGTGGGTTTGGTCATTGCGCTCAAGGAAGAGTCGCACAAAGCCTTTGAGGCACTGATGGCGGCGCGCAACACCCAGGTCGAGGCGCGCAACGCCCAGGACGAAAGCCCGCTCATGATGGCGGCCATCAAGGGCAATGAAGACGCCGTCAAACAGCTGATTGCGCGCGATGCCGACGTCAACAAAACCGGCTGGACGCCCCTGCACTACGCGGCATCGGGTGGCACGGAGCAGCACCTGCGCATTGCTGCGCTGCTGCTGGAAAACCATGCGTACATCGATGCGGCCTCGCCCAACGGAACCACTCCGTTGATGATGGCAGCGCAATACGGCTCGTCCGATATCGTCAAGTTGCTGTTGGCTGAGGGGGCTGACCCTACGCTGAAAAACCGGTTGGGGCTGACGGCCGTGAACTTTGCCCAGCGTGTCAGCCGCGCTGAGGCGGCTGCGCAAATCGCTGCGGCCATTCGCAAGCGGCAGCCCAACGCCGGGGCCTGGTGA
- a CDS encoding DNA polymerase III subunit delta', whose product MSEHSSPDTQPLAPWIAAQRATLLAQRGHAWLLQGPSGMGQYALALELVRAWMCDAPTAHGACGQCASCHAIDVRTHADVCVLMPEVQMLALGWPLSEKAQAEIDDKKRKPSREIRVEAMRDAVEFSQRTSARGRGKAVLVYPAEQMNHVTANALLKTLEEPPGDVRFVLASEAAHQLLPTIRSRCLGHTMVWPSQAEMLPWLQSQGIAADAATAFLRAAGGRPDDALAVARSGRSPQAWGSLPQAMARGDVTALGDWAPAQAIDALQKLCHDLLSVGVGAAPRYFAVADLPKPPPLAALTRWSKALAKEARTADHPFNAGLMLEALVAQARNTLHSRQPTH is encoded by the coding sequence ATGAGCGAGCATTCCAGCCCCGACACCCAGCCTCTGGCGCCCTGGATTGCTGCGCAGCGTGCCACGCTGCTGGCCCAGCGCGGCCATGCCTGGCTGCTGCAAGGCCCTTCGGGCATGGGGCAATATGCCTTGGCGCTGGAGCTGGTGCGCGCGTGGATGTGCGATGCCCCCACGGCCCATGGCGCTTGCGGCCAGTGCGCCAGTTGCCACGCCATTGACGTGCGCACCCATGCCGATGTGTGCGTGCTGATGCCTGAGGTGCAGATGCTGGCGCTGGGCTGGCCCCTGTCCGAAAAGGCCCAGGCTGAAATTGACGACAAGAAGCGTAAACCCAGCCGCGAGATCCGTGTGGAGGCCATGCGCGATGCGGTGGAGTTCTCGCAGCGCACCTCGGCGCGGGGGCGCGGCAAGGCGGTGCTGGTGTACCCGGCCGAGCAAATGAACCATGTCACGGCCAACGCGTTGCTCAAAACCCTGGAGGAGCCACCCGGCGATGTGCGGTTTGTGTTGGCCAGTGAGGCTGCGCACCAGCTGCTGCCCACCATTCGCAGCCGTTGCCTGGGCCACACCATGGTGTGGCCCAGCCAGGCGGAAATGTTGCCTTGGCTGCAATCGCAAGGCATTGCTGCCGATGCGGCCACGGCATTTTTGCGTGCCGCAGGCGGGCGGCCAGACGATGCCTTGGCCGTGGCTCGCTCGGGGCGCAGTCCGCAGGCTTGGGGCTCGTTGCCGCAGGCCATGGCGCGGGGCGATGTGACGGCTTTGGGCGATTGGGCTCCGGCCCAGGCCATCGATGCCTTGCAGAAGCTGTGTCACGATTTGCTGTCGGTGGGGGTGGGCGCGGCTCCGCGCTACTTTGCTGTAGCCGACCTGCCCAAGCCACCGCCGTTGGCGGCCTTGACGCGCTGGTCCAAGGCCCTGGCCAAAGAAGCGCGCACGGCAGACCATCCGTTCAACGCAGGCCTGATGCTGGAGGCGCTTGTCGCCCAGGCGCGAAACACCCTACACTCCAGACAACCAACGCATTGA
- a CDS encoding iron-containing alcohol dehydrogenase, with product MAFINYVTQIQFEFGAVKLLHQECLRVGITRPLIVTDPGVKAAGVLQKALDALRDLHEQPVAVFDQTPANPTEAAVRAAVQVYQAQGCDGLIAVGGGSAIDCAKGIAIAATHEGPLTHYATIEGGSPRISERTAPVIAVPTTSGTGSEVARGAIIIVDDHRKLGFHSWNLVPKAAICDPELTLGLPPMLTAATGMDAIAHCMETFMSAAFNPPADGIALDGLQRGWASIEQATRNGADRQARLNMMSASMQGAMAFQKGLGCVHSLSHSLGGVNPRLHHGTLNAMFLPAVIRFNATCASVQAERRLERMAHAMGLASAGDVAPAIQDMNARLGLPTGLAAMGVTPEVFDDVIKGALADHCHKTNPRIATPEEYREMLAQSL from the coding sequence ATGGCCTTCATCAACTACGTGACCCAGATCCAATTCGAGTTTGGCGCAGTGAAGCTGCTGCACCAGGAGTGCCTGCGCGTGGGCATCACCCGCCCCTTGATCGTGACCGACCCCGGCGTGAAAGCCGCTGGCGTGCTGCAAAAGGCGCTAGACGCCCTGCGCGACTTGCATGAGCAGCCTGTTGCAGTGTTTGACCAAACACCCGCCAACCCCACCGAGGCCGCCGTGCGTGCGGCCGTGCAGGTCTACCAGGCCCAGGGCTGCGATGGCCTGATTGCCGTGGGCGGCGGTTCGGCCATCGACTGCGCCAAGGGCATTGCCATTGCCGCCACCCATGAAGGCCCCCTGACCCACTACGCCACGATCGAGGGTGGCTCGCCCCGCATCAGCGAGCGCACAGCCCCCGTCATTGCCGTGCCCACCACCAGTGGCACCGGCAGCGAGGTGGCGCGCGGCGCCATCATCATCGTGGACGACCACCGCAAGCTCGGTTTTCACTCGTGGAACCTGGTCCCCAAGGCCGCCATTTGCGACCCGGAGCTGACCCTGGGCCTGCCCCCCATGCTCACGGCCGCCACCGGCATGGATGCGATTGCGCACTGCATGGAAACCTTTATGTCGGCCGCCTTCAATCCGCCTGCCGACGGCATTGCGCTCGATGGCCTGCAGCGCGGCTGGGCCAGCATTGAGCAGGCCACCCGCAACGGCGCAGACCGGCAAGCGCGCCTGAACATGATGAGCGCCAGCATGCAAGGCGCCATGGCGTTCCAAAAAGGCCTGGGCTGCGTGCACAGCCTGAGCCACAGCCTGGGCGGCGTGAACCCGCGCCTGCACCACGGCACGCTCAACGCCATGTTTTTGCCCGCTGTGATTCGCTTCAACGCCACCTGCGCATCGGTGCAGGCAGAGCGTCGGCTTGAACGCATGGCACACGCCATGGGCCTGGCCTCTGCGGGCGACGTGGCCCCCGCCATTCAAGACATGAACGCCCGCCTGGGCCTGCCCACGGGCCTGGCGGCCATGGGGGTCACGCCCGAGGTGTTTGACGATGTGATCAAAGGCGCCCTGGCCGACCATTGCCACAAGACCAATCCGCGCATTGCCACGCCCGAGGAATACCGCGAGATGCTGGCCCAGAGCCTGTAG
- the tmk gene encoding dTMP kinase, producing the protein MSRTGLFISFEGIDGAGKSSHIDGLAQAFRAQGRTVTLSREPGGTPLAEKLRDLVLNDPMDALTEALLIFAARRDHLRQVIEPALARGDVVLCDRFTDATFAYQGAGRGFDLELLTILERMAQTGLAPEPGLMREPDLTVWFDLAPEIAAQRLVGARVPDRFESQPVAFFERVAQGYADRAAGAPQRFARIDAAQDRHRVWQQLTSVFVRKGWLSIMVPTPGLAP; encoded by the coding sequence ATGTCACGTACTGGCTTGTTCATCTCGTTTGAAGGCATCGACGGTGCGGGCAAGTCCTCGCACATCGACGGCCTGGCCCAGGCATTTCGCGCCCAGGGGCGCACCGTCACGCTCAGCCGCGAGCCCGGTGGCACGCCGCTGGCCGAGAAGCTGCGGGACCTGGTCCTCAACGACCCCATGGACGCGTTGACCGAGGCCCTGTTGATTTTTGCGGCCCGGCGCGACCATTTGCGCCAGGTGATTGAGCCCGCCCTGGCCCGGGGCGATGTGGTGTTGTGCGACCGCTTCACCGATGCCACCTTTGCCTACCAAGGTGCCGGGCGCGGCTTTGACCTTGAGCTGCTAACTATTTTGGAGCGCATGGCGCAGACAGGGCTTGCGCCAGAGCCTGGTTTGATGCGAGAACCTGATTTGACTGTGTGGTTTGACCTGGCCCCTGAGATTGCCGCGCAGCGGCTGGTGGGCGCGCGCGTACCCGACCGCTTTGAGTCGCAACCCGTGGCCTTTTTTGAGCGCGTAGCCCAGGGCTATGCCGACCGTGCTGCAGGGGCCCCGCAGCGCTTCGCACGCATCGACGCTGCCCAAGATCGCCACCGCGTGTGGCAGCAGCTCACCAGCGTTTTTGTGCGCAAGGGTTGGTTGTCCATCATGGTGCCCACACCTGGGTTGGCCCCATGA
- the mltG gene encoding endolytic transglycosylase MltG, translating into MRRLLAWVFVLLIASGAAAAWWLHEPLATGAEPLELAIEPGTTPRGVARDVVAAGAQANAQLLYAWFRLSGQDRLIKAGNYEIPAGTTPRSLLRMLVRGEEALRTLTLVEGWSFKQVRQALAKEELIKQDTAQLSAEQIMEQLGRPGVPAEGRFFPDTYSYAKGSSDLALLRRALHAMDRKLEAAWALRSPDLPLKTPAEALVLASIVEKETGRASDRPQIAGVFANRLRTGMLLQTDPTVIYGMGDKFDGNLRRRDLQTDTPWNTYTRPGLPPTPIAMPGKAALLAAVQPAPTRALYFVAKGDGSSHFSASLDEHNRAVNRYQRGQSQ; encoded by the coding sequence GTGCGACGTTTACTGGCATGGGTGTTTGTTTTATTGATCGCCAGCGGCGCCGCTGCCGCATGGTGGTTGCACGAGCCCCTGGCTACCGGCGCAGAGCCGCTGGAGCTGGCCATTGAGCCCGGAACCACTCCGCGCGGCGTGGCCCGCGATGTGGTGGCTGCAGGCGCCCAAGCCAATGCGCAATTGCTGTACGCCTGGTTCCGGCTGTCGGGGCAAGACCGCTTGATCAAGGCGGGCAACTATGAAATTCCGGCGGGCACCACGCCGCGCAGCTTGCTGCGCATGCTGGTGCGGGGTGAAGAGGCCTTGCGCACGCTGACCTTGGTGGAGGGCTGGTCCTTCAAACAAGTGCGCCAGGCGCTGGCCAAGGAAGAGTTGATCAAGCAAGACACTGCGCAGCTGAGCGCCGAGCAGATCATGGAGCAGCTGGGCCGCCCTGGGGTGCCTGCGGAGGGGCGGTTCTTCCCCGATACCTATTCCTACGCCAAGGGCTCCAGCGACCTGGCCCTGCTGCGGCGCGCCTTGCATGCGATGGACCGCAAGCTCGAAGCTGCCTGGGCCTTGCGCTCGCCCGACCTGCCGCTCAAGACCCCTGCCGAAGCCTTGGTGCTGGCCAGCATCGTGGAAAAAGAAACCGGCCGCGCCAGTGACCGGCCGCAGATCGCTGGGGTGTTTGCCAACCGCCTGCGCACCGGCATGCTGCTACAGACCGACCCCACGGTCATCTACGGCATGGGCGACAAGTTTGATGGCAACCTGCGCCGTCGCGACCTGCAGACCGACACGCCCTGGAATACTTACACCCGTCCTGGCCTGCCACCCACACCCATAGCCATGCCGGGCAAGGCGGCGCTGCTGGCGGCGGTGCAGCCTGCGCCCACCCGCGCGCTTTACTTTGTGGCCAAGGGCGATGGCAGCAGCCATTTCAGCGCCAGCCTGGACGAGCACAATCGGGCCGTGAACCGCTACCAGCGCGGGCAATCCCAATAA
- a CDS encoding alpha/beta hydrolase gives MRGVLQGMARAGHPPLHTRTPEDARKAYEAGAGVLEVAKAVLPRVEDFHIPARDGHRLPARLYAPVAAGGSALLPVLLYTHGGGFTIGSIATHDVLCRELARLSGAMVVSLDYRLAPEHRFPTASNDAWDALAWLAQHAATLGADPARLAVGGDSAGGTLAAVNAICARDAGLPLALQLLFYPGCAAHQDTPSHATFARGLVLEEPAISWFFGHYVQTRAEREDWRFAPLHAPDVEGVAPAWIGLAECDPLVDEGVDYADKLRASGVPVDLEIYRGVTHEFIKMGRAVPEALKAHADAALALRQAFAME, from the coding sequence ATGCGCGGCGTGCTACAGGGCATGGCCCGCGCGGGCCATCCTCCGCTGCACACCCGCACGCCCGAGGATGCGCGCAAGGCCTACGAGGCGGGCGCGGGCGTGCTGGAGGTGGCCAAGGCAGTGCTACCCCGCGTGGAAGACTTTCATATTCCCGCGCGCGACGGCCACCGCCTGCCTGCGCGTCTGTATGCGCCGGTAGCGGCTGGGGGCAGTGCGCTGCTGCCTGTGCTGCTGTACACCCACGGTGGTGGCTTCACCATCGGCAGCATTGCCACGCACGATGTACTGTGCCGTGAGCTGGCCCGCCTGTCCGGGGCCATGGTGGTGTCGCTGGACTATCGGCTGGCACCGGAGCACCGTTTTCCCACGGCGTCCAACGATGCCTGGGACGCATTGGCCTGGCTGGCCCAGCATGCGGCCACACTGGGCGCTGACCCGGCGCGACTGGCGGTGGGCGGCGACAGCGCAGGCGGCACGCTGGCCGCCGTCAATGCCATTTGCGCCCGCGATGCTGGCTTGCCGCTGGCACTGCAGCTGCTGTTTTACCCTGGCTGCGCGGCGCACCAGGACACGCCATCCCATGCCACGTTTGCCAGGGGCCTGGTGCTGGAGGAGCCCGCCATCAGCTGGTTTTTTGGCCACTATGTGCAAACCCGCGCTGAGCGCGAGGACTGGCGCTTTGCCCCCTTGCATGCACCCGATGTGGAAGGCGTGGCGCCGGCATGGATCGGGCTGGCCGAGTGCGACCCGCTGGTGGACGAGGGCGTGGACTACGCCGACAAGCTGCGCGCCAGCGGTGTGCCGGTGGACCTGGAAATCTACCGGGGTGTGACGCACGAATTCATCAAGATGGGGCGGGCTGTGCCAGAGGCACTGAAAGCCCACGCCGATGCAGCCTTGGCGCTGCGACAAGCCTTTGCCATGGAGTGA
- a CDS encoding PilZ domain-containing protein yields the protein MSSPSTAPRPSVMQLAIKEKGALYAAYIPFFVEGGIFVPTQRDYKLGDDVYVLLTLPDDTQRYPVAGRVAWVTPARAAGNRTQGVGIQFPKDDKSRLLKLKIEEILGTALGSERPTQTI from the coding sequence ATGAGCAGTCCATCCACCGCACCCCGTCCCAGCGTCATGCAGCTGGCCATCAAGGAAAAGGGCGCCTTGTATGCCGCGTATATCCCGTTTTTTGTAGAGGGTGGCATCTTTGTGCCCACCCAGCGGGATTACAAGCTGGGTGACGATGTGTATGTGCTGCTGACACTGCCTGACGATACGCAGCGTTACCCCGTGGCAGGCCGCGTGGCCTGGGTGACCCCCGCACGGGCTGCTGGCAATCGCACCCAAGGCGTGGGCATTCAGTTTCCAAAAGATGACAAGTCGCGCCTGCTCAAGCTCAAGATCGAAGAAATTCTGGGAACTGCGCTCGGCTCCGAACGTCCTACCCAAACCATTTGA
- the msbA gene encoding lipid A export permease/ATP-binding protein MsbA, with protein sequence MQAQETRAAQAQTPSLPLMTRLARLAVYFGHQRLAWGLAIAATLVGAVTEPMIPALLQPLLDKGFTQGTLQLWTVPLAIMGVFLVRGFAQFVGQYALAKIANEGMLLLRKALFDRVLSAEMGLFGRQSASALSNTVVYEVQNGSNLLVQALLGLSRDGFTLVALLGYLLYLNWQLTLIVAVVVPGVAWIMKTLSRRLYHLTKVSQQATDELAYVVEENVLAHRMVRLHGAQQGQAGRFAALSQSLRRLAIKSTIASAAMTPLTQLLAAAALSVVICIALWQSRGAVDAKDVTVGGFVSFITAMLMLIAPIRRLADVANPITRGAAALERGLSLLGDTGAEAQGTHTADRVRGEIVLSHVSVQFGTDQAPALDDISLRVAPGEVVALVGPSGAGKTTLVNLLPRFINSSQGQITLDGQELTTWNLASLRGQFAMVSQDVVMFNDTIAANVALGSAMDEQRVHECLAAANLAEHIAALPQGIHTVAGHNAAQLSGGQRQRLAIARALYKNAPILILDEATSALDTESERLVQDALQRLMQGRTTLVIAHRLSTIEHADRVVVMERGKIVEQGSHTQLMAAGGLYARLQSRPGATGAH encoded by the coding sequence ATGCAAGCACAAGAAACCAGAGCCGCACAGGCCCAAACTCCCAGCCTCCCATTGATGACCCGATTGGCTAGGCTGGCCGTTTATTTTGGACACCAGCGCCTTGCCTGGGGCCTCGCCATTGCCGCTACGCTGGTGGGTGCAGTGACAGAGCCCATGATTCCAGCGCTGTTGCAACCCCTGCTGGACAAAGGCTTCACCCAAGGAACCCTGCAACTGTGGACTGTCCCCCTGGCCATCATGGGGGTGTTTTTGGTGCGCGGTTTCGCACAGTTTGTGGGGCAGTACGCTCTGGCAAAAATTGCCAACGAAGGCATGCTGCTGCTGCGCAAGGCGCTGTTTGACCGCGTGCTTTCGGCAGAAATGGGCTTGTTTGGCCGCCAGTCGGCCAGTGCGCTGTCCAACACCGTGGTGTATGAGGTGCAAAACGGCTCGAACCTGCTGGTGCAGGCCCTGCTGGGGCTGTCGCGTGACGGGTTCACCCTGGTGGCACTGCTGGGGTATCTGCTTTATTTGAATTGGCAGCTCACACTGATTGTGGCAGTGGTCGTTCCCGGGGTCGCCTGGATCATGAAGACGCTGTCGCGCAGGCTGTACCACCTTACCAAGGTGAGTCAGCAAGCCACGGACGAACTGGCCTATGTGGTAGAAGAAAACGTGCTCGCCCACCGCATGGTGCGCCTGCACGGCGCGCAGCAGGGGCAAGCCGGGCGTTTTGCCGCACTCAGCCAGAGCCTGCGCAGGTTGGCCATCAAGTCCACCATCGCATCGGCCGCGATGACCCCGCTGACCCAGTTGCTGGCGGCCGCAGCCCTCTCGGTGGTGATTTGCATTGCACTTTGGCAAAGCCGAGGCGCTGTGGACGCCAAAGATGTGACGGTGGGCGGCTTTGTCTCCTTCATCACCGCCATGCTGATGCTGATTGCCCCCATCCGCAGACTGGCCGATGTGGCCAACCCCATCACCCGCGGCGCAGCAGCGCTGGAGCGGGGCTTGTCATTGCTTGGAGACACAGGCGCTGAAGCCCAGGGCACCCACACCGCAGACAGGGTGCGCGGCGAAATCGTGCTGAGCCATGTGAGCGTGCAATTTGGCACTGACCAGGCCCCGGCGCTTGACGACATCAGCCTGCGGGTTGCCCCCGGCGAAGTGGTGGCGCTGGTGGGCCCATCGGGTGCAGGCAAGACCACACTGGTCAATCTGTTGCCACGCTTCATCAACAGCAGCCAGGGGCAGATCACGCTGGACGGGCAAGAGCTGACCACCTGGAACCTGGCATCGCTGCGCGGCCAGTTCGCCATGGTGAGCCAGGACGTCGTGATGTTCAACGACACCATTGCCGCCAACGTGGCACTAGGCAGTGCCATGGATGAGCAGCGCGTGCATGAATGCCTGGCTGCCGCCAACCTGGCAGAGCACATTGCCGCCCTGCCCCAAGGCATTCACACCGTGGCAGGGCACAACGCGGCCCAGCTCTCAGGCGGCCAACGGCAGCGCCTGGCGATTGCCCGCGCACTGTACAAAAATGCGCCCATCCTCATCCTGGACGAGGCCACCTCGGCCCTCGACACCGAATCAGAACGGCTGGTGCAAGACGCGCTGCAGCGCCTGATGCAGGGCCGCACGACGCTGGTGATTGCCCACAGGCTCTCCACCATCGAGCACGCAGACCGTGTGGTGGTCATGGAGCGCGGAAAAATCGTGGAGCAAGGCAGCCACACGCAGTTGATGGCCGCTGGCGGTCTGTATGCGCGGCTGCAAAGCCGGCCAGGAGCAACAGGCGCCCACTGA
- a CDS encoding folate-binding protein YgfZ produces MTQLLNGIAPLSHLGVIRVAGEDATKFLQGQLTQDFALLDMQHARLAAFLSAKGRMQASFIGFKRSDTEVLLICSQDLLAPTLKRLSMFVLRAKAKLSNASADFALYGLAGDTINSIAGSAYPAWSKADFDQNTLVHLYPAAGQPRALWIAPQGSAAPQGPLLDASVWLWSEVQSGVATLTAPLVDAFVPQMLNYESIGGVNFKKGCYPGQEVVARSQFRGTLKRRTYLAHADNGFAVGSEVFAANDPEQPCGTVVQVAPSPEGSGVDALVSLQIAATEHALSVVPAGAADGIALQLLPLPYPLLDDI; encoded by the coding sequence ATGACGCAGCTTTTGAACGGTATTGCCCCCCTGTCCCACCTTGGCGTGATTCGCGTAGCAGGCGAAGACGCCACCAAATTTCTCCAAGGCCAGCTCACACAAGACTTTGCGCTACTGGACATGCAGCACGCCCGGCTGGCCGCCTTTCTCTCGGCCAAGGGCCGCATGCAGGCCAGCTTCATTGGCTTCAAGCGCAGCGACACCGAAGTGCTGCTGATTTGCAGCCAAGACCTGCTGGCCCCCACGCTCAAGCGCCTGTCGATGTTTGTGCTGCGCGCCAAGGCCAAGCTCAGCAACGCCTCTGCCGACTTTGCGCTGTATGGCCTGGCTGGAGATACTATTAATTCGATAGCTGGCAGCGCTTATCCTGCTTGGTCCAAGGCCGATTTCGATCAAAACACCCTCGTTCACCTCTACCCCGCAGCGGGCCAGCCACGCGCGTTGTGGATCGCGCCCCAGGGCAGCGCCGCCCCGCAAGGCCCCTTGCTGGATGCCTCCGTCTGGCTGTGGAGCGAAGTGCAAAGTGGCGTGGCCACGCTGACCGCACCACTGGTCGATGCCTTTGTGCCGCAGATGCTCAACTACGAGTCCATTGGCGGGGTGAACTTCAAAAAGGGCTGCTACCCCGGCCAGGAGGTGGTGGCCCGCAGCCAGTTCCGTGGCACGCTCAAGCGCCGCACCTACCTGGCCCATGCCGACAACGGCTTTGCGGTGGGCAGCGAGGTGTTTGCCGCCAACGACCCAGAGCAGCCCTGCGGCACCGTGGTGCAGGTGGCGCCCAGCCCCGAGGGCAGCGGGGTGGATGCCCTGGTGTCCCTGCAAATTGCGGCCACCGAGCACGCCTTGAGCGTTGTGCCTGCAGGCGCGGCCGATGGCATTGCGCTGCAACTGCTGCCCCTGCCTTACCCGTTGCTCGACGACATTTGA
- a CDS encoding 2-keto-4-pentenoate hydratase: MNTKQTLMAALVAVACATSAQAQCLSDAQAAELVASYVAKTPAANVEGLSDADGACTRAKVNALLAQRLGKVVGYKAGLTNPAVQKRFNTDKPVWGKLYEGMVLANGAAVDAAFGARPLFEADMLVRVKSADINHAKTPMQVLEAIDQVIPFIELPDLLVQAPPKLNGAGVSAINVGARLGVAGAPLPVPVYRAERYALLQALADMQVSLTDATGARLGGGKGSDILEHPLNAVVWLAGSLAQEGLAMQPGDLISLGSFSPLLPPKAGLSVTATFEGLPGAAPVRVIFK; encoded by the coding sequence ATGAACACGAAGCAAACCCTGATGGCGGCCCTGGTGGCCGTCGCCTGCGCGACAAGCGCCCAAGCCCAATGCCTGAGCGATGCACAGGCCGCCGAGCTGGTCGCCAGCTATGTGGCCAAAACACCGGCCGCCAATGTGGAGGGCTTGTCGGACGCAGACGGCGCCTGCACCCGTGCCAAGGTCAATGCGCTGCTGGCCCAGCGCCTGGGCAAGGTGGTGGGCTACAAGGCGGGGCTGACCAACCCGGCGGTGCAAAAGCGCTTTAACACCGACAAGCCGGTGTGGGGCAAGCTGTACGAAGGCATGGTGCTGGCCAATGGCGCAGCCGTAGATGCGGCCTTTGGCGCCCGCCCGTTGTTTGAGGCCGACATGCTGGTGCGCGTGAAAAGTGCCGACATCAACCATGCCAAAACCCCCATGCAGGTGCTGGAGGCCATCGACCAGGTGATTCCGTTCATCGAACTGCCCGACCTGCTGGTGCAGGCGCCGCCCAAGCTCAACGGTGCGGGTGTCAGCGCCATCAATGTGGGCGCGCGCCTGGGCGTGGCGGGTGCGCCGCTGCCGGTGCCGGTGTACCGTGCCGAGCGTTATGCGCTGCTGCAAGCCTTGGCCGACATGCAGGTCAGCCTGACCGATGCCACAGGTGCCCGGCTGGGCGGTGGCAAAGGCAGCGATATTTTGGAACACCCCCTCAACGCCGTTGTCTGGCTGGCGGGCTCTTTGGCGCAAGAGGGGCTGGCGATGCAGCCGGGTGATCTGATCAGCCTGGGCTCGTTCTCGCCGCTGTTGCCGCCCAAGGCGGGCCTGTCGGTGACGGCCACGTTTGAGGGCCTGCCGGGCGCAGCGCCTGTGCGAGTGATCTTCAAATAA